Below is a window of Halomonas sp. Bachu 37 DNA.
AGCAAGGAAGCACGAACTTCATCGCGCACTTCATCGAGAGGAGGTAACGCCGCTTCCCGATGTTCCGCTACCCGCAGTACCATGCGGCGGTCTTCGTCGAGCTCGATGACTTCGCTGTTATATCCCTCTTCCAGCACTTCGTCATTGAAGGCGGCATCCATTACTCCGGGTTCGGAAAGTACGCCCTCGCCCTGTGCGTTACGGGACAGCCATTGACTGGTATGCAGCTCCAGTCCGATATCGTCGGCGACACTCGCCAGATCATCAGCGGCAAAACTGTCATCGATCAACTGCTGTACACGCTGATTGAACTCACCATCCACTTCGCTCAATGCGGCAACATTGCGCAGGTCATCTCTCATCTCTTCGAATGACAGACGATCCAGTTCGGTTACTTGCAACAGGTGAAACGCTTCATCCATCTCGACGATATCCGAGGTCTGCCCCTCCTCGAGAGCAAATGCGGCTTCATCGAAGGCTTCGCCAAAGAAGCCTCGCCCTATCACACCAAGATCGCCGCCATTTTCCGCGCTGGTGGTGTCGTCGGAATACATGGCTGCCACATCAGCAAAGCCTTCACCCCGGGACAGCTCCTGCTGCGCCTGCTCGATACGTTCCCGTGCTTCTTCCCGATTCCGTTCGCCGCTGAACTCCACCATGATATGCGCCACGCGACGATCCGCATCTTGCGTCTGCTCACGCCAGGTTTCGCGCAATTGCGCTTCGCTGAGCTCGATATCGTCCGCCATTTCCTGGCGATCGACCACCACATATTCCACACGTACCTGCTCCGGGCGACGATAGCGCTCGCTATGTTCCTCATAGTAGGCTGCAAGGTCGTCTTCGCTGATGCTGGGCTCTTCATCCAGCTCCTCGGGAGTCAGTACTAGATAGCGAAAGCTACGCTGCTGACGCTGCAGCTCGGCGAGCCTCTCTTCTTCCCCTGGCAGGGTAAAATCGCTTGCCGCAAGCCCTTGCTGCAGTTGCTGACGTTTGATATCGACCCGCAGCTCATTGCGAAACGAGAGCGGTGTATAACCGGCACTCGATAACCGGTTACGGAATATCTCGGAAGAGAAACGGCCGTCCTGATCCTGAAATTCCGGCAAACCGACGATCAGTTGGTCCAACTGCTCTTCGGAAACATGAATGCCGCCCTCTTCGGCATATTGCGTCAGCAGGCGCTCGGTAACCAACTCCTCCAGCACCTGATTGCGCAGTTCGCGCTCCTGCTCGGGGGGTACCTGGCCGGAGCGAAGAGCACGCTGCACTTCAAGCTCCACCTCCTGGCGCATGATGGACTCGCCATTAACGCTGGCGACATCATTACTGTCGGTGCCGAACAGGCCGAATAGGGACTCCACACCGAACAGTGCCATGGCTGCGACCACGGCCCCCACGATAATTTTTGCGCCCCAGCTTCTGGAACGGTCTCGAATATCTTGCAGCATGCTTGCCTCGAACGTACGCAACCCGATGTAATAACCTGAGAACAACAGGCCTACAAATAACATGGGCGCACCGCGGAAGCGATGCGCCCATACATGTCATTACCACAAACGCATTTTAGTTGACGGCGTCTTTCAACGCCTTGCCCGCCTTGAAACTAGGCACTTTGGCTGCGCTTATTTCAATTGGCTGTCCGGTTTGCGGGTTGCGTCCCGTACGTGCCGCGCGCTCTTTGATGGTGAAAGTACCAAAGCCCACAAGTGAAACACTCTCGCCTTTTTTGAGGCTGTCGGTGACGGATTCCACCATGGCATCCAGCGCACGGGTAGCCGCTGCTTTGGGTATATCGGCAGATGCAGCAATGGCTTCAATCAGCTCGGACTTGTTCACACTTCACCCCTTGACTGTTTCAATAAATGGCTCTGAACGGCATGATGACCAGACGATGTTGACGATCACAGCATAGCTGTATTTTATAGCAATGCGATGAAACATCTGTCAAGAAAACATGCCGCAGAATGCCCGCCACACAAGGCTTTGGGCTTATAGACTGCTATGAATTAACACAATGGATGTGTAATAAATAGGGCTCAATGAGTACTGGCAATTGCGTTGGATGAATAGGCTTCGTCCGAACGTGGTGCCTCATGACCTTCCATTGGTTTATCCGCTAGTGCCATGGCAAGAACATCATCGATCCAGCGTACGGGATGAATCGACAAGGCATCCTTGATATTGTCCGGAACCTCCTTGAGATCACGGCGGTTTTCCTCAGGCACCAGCACGGTCTTTATACCACCCCGACGCGCCGCCAGCAATTTCTCCTTCAGCCCGCCAATGGGCAAGACTTCACCGCGCAGGTTGACCTCACCTGTCATGGCCACATCGCAACGGACGGCTCTGCCGGTGTAGGCGGAAACCATTGCCGTCACCATCGCTATCCCGGCACTCGGCCCATCCTTCGGCGTCGCTCCTTCCGGTACGTGGATGTGCAGATCTTCCTTCTCGAATCGCTCGGGATCGATACCCAGCTCAAGCGCTCTAGCCCGGACCACGGTATGCGCCGCGCTCACCGACTCCTTCATGACGTCCCCGAGAGACCCGGTCTTGTTGACCCGGCCCTTGCCCGGGGTCACCACCGACTCGATACTCAGCAGCTCACCGCCGACGGATGTCCATGCCAGTCCTGTAACACGACCGACCTGGTCCTCCTGGTCCGCCAATCCATAGCTGTAGCGACGCACCCCTGCATAGGTCTCGATCTGATCGGCACCCAGCAACTGTGGGGGTAGGGCTTTTTTGTCGCGCTCATGCTCCAGCCGTTCGCGCAGTACCTTACGACACACCTTGGCTATCTGGCGCTCCAGCTCGCGCACGCCCGCTTCGCGCGTATAGTAACGAATGAGTTCCAGAATCGCGGCGTCGTCCAGCTCCAGCTCTGCTTCCTTGACCCCATTGGCCTTGCGCTGCTTGGGCAGGAGATAGCGCTTGGCGATCGCCAGCTTTTCATCCTCGGTATAGCCCGGCAGACGAATGATCTCCATCCGATCCAATAACGGGCCCGGGATGTTCATCGAATTGGCGGTACAGATGAACAAGGTTTCCGACAGATCGTAATCCAGCTCGAGGTAATGGTCACTGAAGCTATTGTTCTGTTCGGGGTCCAGCACTTCCAGCAGTGCCGAGGCCGGATCGCCGCGATGATCCATGCCCAGCTTGTCCACTTCGTCGAGCAGGAACA
It encodes the following:
- a CDS encoding HU family DNA-binding protein, with amino-acid sequence MNKSELIEAIAASADIPKAAATRALDAMVESVTDSLKKGESVSLVGFGTFTIKERAARTGRNPQTGQPIEISAAKVPSFKAGKALKDAVN
- a CDS encoding SurA N-terminal domain-containing protein, giving the protein MLQDIRDRSRSWGAKIIVGAVVAAMALFGVESLFGLFGTDSNDVASVNGESIMRQEVELEVQRALRSGQVPPEQERELRNQVLEELVTERLLTQYAEEGGIHVSEEQLDQLIVGLPEFQDQDGRFSSEIFRNRLSSAGYTPLSFRNELRVDIKRQQLQQGLAASDFTLPGEEERLAELQRQQRSFRYLVLTPEELDEEPSISEDDLAAYYEEHSERYRRPEQVRVEYVVVDRQEMADDIELSEAQLRETWREQTQDADRRVAHIMVEFSGERNREEARERIEQAQQELSRGEGFADVAAMYSDDTTSAENGGDLGVIGRGFFGEAFDEAAFALEEGQTSDIVEMDEAFHLLQVTELDRLSFEEMRDDLRNVAALSEVDGEFNQRVQQLIDDSFAADDLASVADDIGLELHTSQWLSRNAQGEGVLSEPGVMDAAFNDEVLEEGYNSEVIELDEDRRMVLRVAEHREAALPPLDEVRDEVRASLLAQREESMLRDQAEALIARLNEDELLDLQWQQAERVGRDTQTGVARAIVDAAFRLPHPADGETRYGHVATAEGVALIALDEVVVGDPDEQVESFVSRMARQLRAQAIIQGLVDDLRSEASIERR